In Clostridium ljungdahlii DSM 13528, the genomic window GTACTAGATTTTTCAAAAAGAATAGATTTTAAATTGTTCTCTCCAGCTGTAATAGCTGCTGCCAGTCCTGCTGGGCCTCCTGCTGCGATTATAATATCTGTTTCCATCTTTTTCATAATAGTACCCTCCTTTGACTTTTTAATCTCTGATATTTTCTCAGATGCTTTATTATTATCTTTTTTAAGTGGAATAACAAGCTTAGTTCTGTGTCTTTTTAAATTGTGCCGTTTTTTCTTCTCTGTGTCCTCTTCTGTTATATTTTTACTTCCTTTTACTCTTGTTAGTTTTGTAGGAAGTTTAGGGGTTTTGCCATTTACCTTAACAATTGCATTATTGGGACATTCATCTATACATATGCCGCATTTAGTGCAATCAAATTCGTCAATCATGGAAATATAGCCCTTTTTTGCTTCAATACAATCCTCTGGACAAACTTCCAAGCATTTTCCACAACCTTTGCATTTTCTAGGATCTACGTATATATTTGTAAAGGCTAAACACTGGCCAGCAGGACATCCCCTCTTCTTTATATGCTGCTCTACTTCTAATTTAAATTCTGTTATTGCACTTGCTGCTGGTTCTCCTGAGCATTTTCCTAATGAGCAATTACATGAAAATTTCATTGCACTTGTTAACTCTTCTACCATAGCAAGATCCTCTTTCTCTGATCTGCCTTTTATCATGTCATCAAATATAACATCAAGCTGATATAATCCTTCACGGCAAAAAGTACATTTTCCACAGCTTTGCTTTCTAAGATTTTCTAGTTCTTTTTTTGTTTTTTCTACTATGCAATCATTTTCGTAAATTATATGAATAACACCACTTCCATAGGAGTTTTCCTTTATAATGCCATTATTTAATACATCTAATCTATAAAAATGGTGGTTAATCATAACCGATTTAACCTTAGCTGTGTCTAAAAAATCCACAAGTTTTGTACCGAATTTAACTTCCTTAGGTACATCTTCATCTACTGCTATAATAATTCCTGGTGCTGTGCCCGTAATTTTATCGGCAATTCCGGCTAAAGTTTCTAAATTAAAAATAATATGCTCTTTATGTGCCCTTACATCAACTAGTTCACCTACTTCTACTCTAAGTTTTACTCCTGCTGTTTTTGCACTGGCTAATAATTCAGCTTCATTATCCGTATTACGAAGTTCTAATAGGGCCTCTTCTGCTCCTGATGCCTTTGCTAATACTGAAAGACCTGCTGCAAGTCCAGCTGGATTTGTTTTTGCCAAAATATTAAGCATTCCATCTGTATCCGAATTGTTTAGTGCTCCAACTATAACTTTACAATTAGGTTTTTCCTTTATCATATCTAAAACTTTCATAGGACTTGTGCCATAATCATACATTCCCTGTAAACATGATAGTGCAGCTTCTTTTCCAATCTTTTCTGCCAATATAAGTGCCTCAGTATTATTAGTTAGCATTTTTGTTCACCTCCACTTCATTGCTTATAGAATAATCGCTCCAAACACGATGCTTTGTAATATCAAATCTAAGGTCACACTGCAAGCATCTTCCTGCCTCACTGCAAATATCATCATTACAAAGTCCTTTATTTACATCATTAAAGTTATTCTTTCGCTTATCTGCTTGTACAATGTCTTCTTTTGCACGCCTTAAATACCCAAATCCTTCTATTCTTCCAATGTTTGAAAGCTTTTGTTCCTCAGGTGCTAACACTTCTGAAATGTCTCCATCTCCTCCAAGGAAACGATCAATTTCACTGGCAGCAGCTCTTCCTGATGCAACTGCCTCAATTACAGTTTTAGTTCCATACACTGCATCTCCACAGGCAAAAATTCCTTCTACACTCGTCTTAGCACTTTTCCCAATTTCAACTGCAATGGAATTTCCACGCCCAAGTTTTAACCCTGCATCTTCATTAATTGCAGTTCTCTGTCCAACTGCAAATATAACAGTATCTGCATTAATAATGTGCTCTGAATTTGGTTCCTTTTCAATGATGGCTTTACGATTTTCATCAAAATAAAAGTTCTTAACATTGCAGAAAGCAGCACCGGTAACTTTATCATCACCAACAATTCTCTCAAAAGTTTGTCCAGGATGTACAAAAATACCTTCTTCACCAGCCTGTAAAATTTCCTCATCATCAGCTAACATCACTTCACGTTTTTCTAGACATGCTAAATGAACTTCTTCTGCCCCAAGCCTTTTAGCAGTTCTTGCACAATCAAAAGCAACATTTCCACCTCCAAGAACAATAACATGCTTTCCAATTCCAGTATCTTCCCCCATTGAAGCCTTTCGCAAAAATTCTGTATTAACTGTAATACCATTGAGCTCATTCCCTTCCATAGGAAGACGTACTCCATTATGGGTTCCTATAGCCATAAGTACTACATCAAATTTCTCCAATAATTCTTTAGGTTTCTCTACTCTAGTATTTAATTCAACTTTAACCCCAACTTCTTTTACATAGTTGGCTTCTTTGTCTACAATCTCACGAGGCAACCGATAAGATGGAATTCCATACTGCATTTGCCCACCAAGCCTTGGATATGCTTCTTTCAAAACAACTTCATGTCCCTGCTTAGCCAAATAAAATGCTGCTGCGAGTCCAGCTGGACCACCTCCAACTACGCAAACTGTTTTTCCTGTTGATGGAAGATGCTTACTGTTTTTCTTCCATAATTTATTATTGTCATGTTCTGCAGCAAATCTTTTAATATCACGAATAGACACAGCTTCATTAACTTCACCACGCCTGCATTTGCTTTCACATGAATGTGCACATACACGACCTAAACATTCTGGGAAAGGAAGTTTTTCATGTATTACTGCTGTAGCCTCGGCAAATTTACCTTCTTTTGCAAAACGTAAATACTTAGGTATATTCGTACGTACAGGACAAGTAGCTTCACATGGAATTAAAGTATCACGTTTTTCAATTGGAGAATAATTTAACATGTCACGAATAGTTCCTGTTGGACAAACCTCTGCGCATGCTCCACAAAAACAGCAATCAGAATCTTTTAATAGTTTATCCTGAAGAGTTCCTACATATGTTTCCATGTCCTTCTTATTGTATTGAAGAACCTTTACTCCCCTCAAATCATTACAAGCACGCACACATCTTCCACACAGTACACATCGATTCATATCATGAATTAAGAGAGGATTTTTTTCATTGCTTTGAAATCCTTTTACTCTTGTCCTCATTCTTGTTGCCGATACTTCCATATATTGTATCAATGTCTGAAATTCACATCTTCCATATTTGGGGCAAGTTGAACAATCTTCAGGATGAGCTGCAAGCAATAATTCCATTGCTAACTTTCTTAAATGATCAATCTTTTCACTTTTTGTACAAATATTTAGTCCATCTTCTACTTTAAGTGTACAGGAAGTAAAAACTCCTTCCCTTCCTTGAACTTCAACTATGCATAAGCGGCAGGATTCAAGTTCTGGTAAATCCGGATGATGACACAAATGTGGAATATAAATTCCATTTTGAAGTGCTGCTTCTAAAACGCTTACACCTTGAGGAACTGTAATTTCTTTTCCGTCAATTATAATATTAACCACTTCTCTACCCCTTCCTTATCTTTAATTAGTTATAAACAATATATAATAATTGTTATTTCTTTAACAATTATTATATATTGTTTTTTTGATAAATACTTCCTTTGAATATTGAAAAATTAGATTTAAAAATAGGTAAATTTCAGACATTTGTCTTAAATTTAAATTAGAACAGTAAAACAAATAAATTTTTGATTACTTTACACATTATCTAGCTTCATTTTGCGAACACTTGTTCTTTTAGGAAAAATGAGTTATAATTAATTCATAAAAGTGCAAAGATTGGTGATGAAGTATGGAAATAGGTGAAAAGTTAAGAATTTTATCTTCTGCAGCCAAATATGATGTATCTTGTTCATCTTCGGGCTCAAATAGACATTCAAAAAAAGGCAGTCTCGGTTCAGCAGATGTAAGCGGTATATGCCACAGTTTTACTCCAGATGGACGATGTGTATCCCTGCTTAAGATACTTCTAACAAATTGCTGCATATATGATTGTTCTTATTGTATTAATAGAAAATCCAATGATATTGAAAGAGCTTTTTTTACTTGCGATGAAATTGTAGATTTGACAATGAACTTTTACAGACGCAATTATATAGAAGGCTTGTTTTTAAGTTCATCAATTGTGAAAAATGCCGACTTTACCATGGAACTGCTTACAACTGTTGCTTATAAACTAAGAAATGAATATAACTTCAGGGGTTACATTCATATGAAAGCAATTCCCGGAGCTGACAAAGACCTTATAAAAAAGGCCGGTTCCCTTGTAGACAGAATGAGTGTAAATATAGAACTGCCATCAGCAAAATCGCTTAAATTATTGGCACCTGAAAAAAATAAGCACGATATTTTTAAACCTATGGGAGATATTAAAAATAATATTATTGCAAATAAGTATGACCGTAGAAAATATAAAAATTCATCTATATTCGTGCCTGGAGGACAAAGCACCCAGCTTATTGTGGGAGCTACAAAAGAAAATGATTTAAATATACTGAATTTAACAGAAAATTTATATAACAAATTTGATCTAAAAAGAATTTACTATTCCGCATATGTTCCTGTTAATAGCAATCCCAATCTTCCAGATATTAAAACTCCACCTACTTTAAGAGAACACAGATTGTATCAAGGTGATTGGCTGCTGAGGGTTTATGGATTTAAAGCAGAAGAATTATTAAATGAAAAAAATCCTAACTTTGATATCAACTTTGATCCTAAAACAACCTATGCCTTAAACAATATTCATCTATTTCCTGTTGAAATAAATAAGGCTCCTTATAACATTCTTATAAGGGTTCCTGGAATTGGTATACGCGGTGCACATAAGATAATAAGTGCCCGCAGAATTGGTTCACTAGACTTTTTTGATCTAAAAAAACTGGGCATAGTAATAAAAAGGGCACAATATTTTATTACTTGCAAAGGCAGATATTATGGAGCTGTGAAATTTGATGATATGCGCATTAAGAAAGCTCTTTCTCCTAAAGTTGATTTAAATTCAATAGATAAGGGAAAACAACTAAGTTTCTTTGATAATATGAACAATTTAACTATCCCTAAAATTTCATCGAATAATAAACTGCTTTTGTTAAATGATAAATCCACCTCAATTACTGGTGAATTATAGGAGGTTCTGTCTTGAAAGAATATATATATGATGATACTTTTGAAGGTTTACTTACAGCTATTTTCTATGCCTACAGCTGCAGAGAAAATTGTATCATAACAAAGTCAAGAGACTATATACCTTCATTTCTCAATGAAATTTTAAATATTCCAACTGAGTACGATAAATTTGATAGAGTTTATAAGAGCATCATAAAAAAACTTAACAAAAAAGTTTTAACAAATATTTATTACTTATATCTTTGTGAAATTTCAGATTCCAGTTCTATTGCTTTAAAGTATCTTAAACTTTGCTATAAATATGGTACAAATATTAATTTGGCTAAAAATAATGATATTATAATTTTAGTTGACAAGTATACTAGAAAAGTTACTTCTGAAGCTCATAACTTCAATGGATTTGTAAGGTTTAAAGAAATAGCACCATTAAGTTTTTATGCTCCTATAGAACCTGATCACAATATTTTACCATTGATACTCAATCATTTTACAAAAAGATTTTCCGATCAGAATTTTATAATTCATGATTTAAAAAGAGAACTGGCAATCATATACAACAAAAAGGCAGCTATCATAACTGAATTTAAAAAGGAAGATGCTAAAATTTTAAACTCAGCAGATGGCAAATTTGAAGCTCTTTGGAAAACTTTTTATAAATCCGTCAACATAGAAGAACGCAAAAATTTAAGGCTGCGCAGCCGCTGCATGCCAAGAAGATATTGGAATCATCTTACGGAATTTAAATAATAAAGTATATTTTCACAACACATTCAAAGTCTATATTCATATAAAGAAGACTATATCTACAATCCTTTTTGTTGAATCATTCAGTCTTGTCATCAGACTAAAAACATTTCCTGATGAATCTGAAATGTCTTTTACTATACCAGTAATATTATTAACTAGTTTTCCTCCATTCTTTATCTCCTCTTTCATTTTTAAGCTCAATGACTTTGTCTCATAAACAACATCATTTATGATTTTTGTGGATTTCATCAAGTCATCAACATCTCCTAAAACTTCTTCTAATGTTGATTTACTTGATGCTGTTTACTGATTTCTGACTTTTCTTCTCTTAAA contains:
- a CDS encoding FAD-binding protein, which produces MLTNNTEALILAEKIGKEAALSCLQGMYDYGTSPMKVLDMIKEKPNCKVIVGALNNSDTDGMLNILAKTNPAGLAAGLSVLAKASGAEEALLELRNTDNEAELLASAKTAGVKLRVEVGELVDVRAHKEHIIFNLETLAGIADKITGTAPGIIIAVDEDVPKEVKFGTKLVDFLDTAKVKSVMINHHFYRLDVLNNGIIKENSYGSGVIHIIYENDCIVEKTKKELENLRKQSCGKCTFCREGLYQLDVIFDDMIKGRSEKEDLAMVEELTSAMKFSCNCSLGKCSGEPAASAITEFKLEVEQHIKKRGCPAGQCLAFTNIYVDPRKCKGCGKCLEVCPEDCIEAKKGYISMIDEFDCTKCGICIDECPNNAIVKVNGKTPKLPTKLTRVKGSKNITEEDTEKKKRHNLKRHRTKLVIPLKKDNNKASEKISEIKKSKEGTIMKKMETDIIIAAGGPAGLAAAITAGENNLKSILFEKSSTTGGAANMGMGPLGIDTKIQKDNFNNISVAEALDMHMKYTHYRVDEDLVQTYFNKSAETIEWLQDMGVEFAGAFRYFKESAATWHIVKPENGVIGPRAASGMAKIMTERAKELGTKILLETPVVSLIKENGRICGVKAQDSEGNIIEVRAKAVIVATGGFGNNKNMIKSEFGLTIGEDYFPFMVPGITGDGLKMMWEAGAMKYGENIEAIYQLPDNLNWFLLDAVLRQPNLLINQLGDRFMNEGDMGNTTFTGNAIAMQPGNYAYCIMDEGILKHYKKNGPDIFDIVHPADAFLAVDGEIAKAVEQGYESYFEARTVEELAKKLNIDAEKLQDTIDEYNEACETGVDTKFHKKQAYLHPITGKGKYLVGKFYLGAYGTIGGVRINKYCEVLDESFNPIEGLYSAGTDANTIYGDSYNFTLPGNSMGFAINSGRMAGESAAEYIEEV
- a CDS encoding FAD-dependent oxidoreductase: MVNIIIDGKEITVPQGVSVLEAALQNGIYIPHLCHHPDLPELESCRLCIVEVQGREGVFTSCTLKVEDGLNICTKSEKIDHLRKLAMELLLAAHPEDCSTCPKYGRCEFQTLIQYMEVSATRMRTRVKGFQSNEKNPLLIHDMNRCVLCGRCVRACNDLRGVKVLQYNKKDMETYVGTLQDKLLKDSDCCFCGACAEVCPTGTIRDMLNYSPIEKRDTLIPCEATCPVRTNIPKYLRFAKEGKFAEATAVIHEKLPFPECLGRVCAHSCESKCRRGEVNEAVSIRDIKRFAAEHDNNKLWKKNSKHLPSTGKTVCVVGGGPAGLAAAFYLAKQGHEVVLKEAYPRLGGQMQYGIPSYRLPREIVDKEANYVKEVGVKVELNTRVEKPKELLEKFDVVLMAIGTHNGVRLPMEGNELNGITVNTEFLRKASMGEDTGIGKHVIVLGGGNVAFDCARTAKRLGAEEVHLACLEKREVMLADDEEILQAGEEGIFVHPGQTFERIVGDDKVTGAAFCNVKNFYFDENRKAIIEKEPNSEHIINADTVIFAVGQRTAINEDAGLKLGRGNSIAVEIGKSAKTSVEGIFACGDAVYGTKTVIEAVASGRAAASEIDRFLGGDGDISEVLAPEEQKLSNIGRIEGFGYLRRAKEDIVQADKRKNNFNDVNKGLCNDDICSEAGRCLQCDLRFDITKHRVWSDYSISNEVEVNKNAN
- a CDS encoding putative DNA modification/repair radical SAM protein, yielding MEIGEKLRILSSAAKYDVSCSSSGSNRHSKKGSLGSADVSGICHSFTPDGRCVSLLKILLTNCCIYDCSYCINRKSNDIERAFFTCDEIVDLTMNFYRRNYIEGLFLSSSIVKNADFTMELLTTVAYKLRNEYNFRGYIHMKAIPGADKDLIKKAGSLVDRMSVNIELPSAKSLKLLAPEKNKHDIFKPMGDIKNNIIANKYDRRKYKNSSIFVPGGQSTQLIVGATKENDLNILNLTENLYNKFDLKRIYYSAYVPVNSNPNLPDIKTPPTLREHRLYQGDWLLRVYGFKAEELLNEKNPNFDINFDPKTTYALNNIHLFPVEINKAPYNILIRVPGIGIRGAHKIISARRIGSLDFFDLKKLGIVIKRAQYFITCKGRYYGAVKFDDMRIKKALSPKVDLNSIDKGKQLSFFDNMNNLTIPKISSNNKLLLLNDKSTSITGEL
- a CDS encoding TIGR03915 family putative DNA repair protein translates to MKEYIYDDTFEGLLTAIFYAYSCRENCIITKSRDYIPSFLNEILNIPTEYDKFDRVYKSIIKKLNKKVLTNIYYLYLCEISDSSSIALKYLKLCYKYGTNINLAKNNDIIILVDKYTRKVTSEAHNFNGFVRFKEIAPLSFYAPIEPDHNILPLILNHFTKRFSDQNFIIHDLKRELAIIYNKKAAIITEFKKEDAKILNSADGKFEALWKTFYKSVNIEERKNLRLRSRCMPRRYWNHLTEFK